The Opitutaceae bacterium nucleotide sequence TCTCTATTCGAAGAAGGTGGAGGAGGGCGGTTTCGGCCGCGATGGCTCCAGCCGGACCCGGAGCGTGCCGGTGGAGGGACAGGGGGGCGAGATCACCAACGGTTCAGTGCTGATCGCGGCCATCACCAGCTGCACCAACACCAGCAACCCGAGCGTCATGCTCGCTGCCGGCCTTGTGGCCAAGAAGGCGGTCGAGCGCGGCCTCAAGGTGCCGGCCTGCGTCAAGACGAGCCTCGCTCCGGGGTCCCGGGTGGTCACCGATTACCTGAAGGAGACCGGTTTGCAGGCCTACCTCGACCAGATCGGATTCAACCTGGTCGGTTACGGATGCACGACGTGCATCGGCAACAGCGGACCGCTCGCCCCGGAGATCGAGGCGGCCATCGAGAAGGGCGGACTGGTCGCGGCCAGCGTCCTTTCCGGCAATCGCAACTTCGAGGCCCGGGTGCATTCCTCAATCAAGGCGAATTTCCTGATGTCTCCTCCCCTCGTGGTCGCCTTCGCCCTGGCCGGTCGGGTCGACCTGGACCTGACGACGGATCCCATCGGCAAGGGGTCTGATGGACGGGACGTCTACCTTCGCGATATCTGGCCCTCGAACCAGGAAATCCTCGATTGCATCAATCGCGGCTTGAAGCCGGAGATGTTCCGGCGCCAGTACGAGGATCTGACCGGGGCCAACCCGGAATGGAACGCGATTGAGGCGGTCACCGGAGAGCTGTATCGGTGGAATGAGGACAGCACCTATATACAGGAGCCGCCCTTCTTCGAGGATTTTTCCCTCGAGGTCGGTTCGATTTCCCCCATCGGGGAGATGCGGCCGCTCGCCATCCTCGGCGACTCGGTCACGACCGATCATATATCGCCCGCAGGTTCCTTCTCCAAGGACACGCCGGCCGGTCGTTATCTGATCGGGAAGGGAGTCAGTCCGGCCGATTTCAATTCCTATGGATCCCGCCGGGGCAATGACCGGGTGATGAAGCGCGGCACCTTCGCCAATGTCCGGATCAAGAACCTGATGGCGGGCGGCAAGGAAGGCGGGTTCACCCGCCTGATGCCGGACGGAGAGGTCCTCCCGGTCTTCGATGCCTGCGAGGCCTACGCGAAGCGTAATGTTCCGCTCATCGTGGTGACCGGGGTCGACTATGGCATGGGGAGTTCCCGCGACTGGGCCGCCAAGGGCACCCGGCTTCTCGGGGTCCGCGCAGTCGTGGCACGCAGCTATGAGCGCATCCACCGGAGCAACCTGGTGGGCCTGGGCATCCTGCCGCTCGAATTCAAGGAAGGCACGAGTGCGGCTTCCCTGGGGCTCGACGGTTCGGAGGTGTATTCGGTTCCGACTCTGGACGACGGGATCAAGCCAGGTCAGGATATCGACCTGGTCATCCGGCGGGCCGATGGGTCAAGTGAATCGGTGCCGGTCACGGTTCGGATCGATACGCCCATCGAGGTTGATTACTATCGGCATGGAGGTATCCTGCCCTACGTGTTGCGGGAGATTCTGAAGCAACAGGGATGAGGGAATTGTATCCTTATTCGAGAGAAATGGGCAGAAACGGATAGGGGCGACTGACGACAATGGCCGAGACGACCAATCCCAGTTTTCTGGTGGATGCCTATTCGGATCCTGTCCTGATCCGGGTCCGGGGGCGGGCGTCGTTTGCCAACAGCGGCAGTCTGCGCGAGTTTCTCAGTGAAATGATGAGCCAGGGAAAGCGGCGTTTCGTCATCGACTTCAGCGCCTGCACGGGGATGGACAGCACTTTTCTGGGCGTTCTGGCCGGGTTGGCCCTGGATCTGCGGAAATCGAAACCCCGGGGCGTGGCGGTCTTCTGCCGGCTGGGAACCCGCAATCTGGAGCTGATCCGCAACCTCGGTCTGCACCGGTTGGCGACGGTCGATCTCGGCGGCGATCTCACGCCGACGGGAAACGCGGTTGAGCCGCTGGCCGCGACCCGAATGGATGAGCTCGAGAACGCCCGGATGTGTCTGGAGGCCCATGAGAATCTAGTGGAGGCGGATCAGGCCAACCAGGAGAAGTTCCAGGATGTGCTCGTGTTCCTGAAGAACCGGGTCGATCAGGGTTGATCCATGGTTGTTTTTTTCGCCGGTTTACTGGCAGGTGGAGCGATTTTCTTCGGACTCTACCTGAACGCGCGCCGCGAACGCGAACGCATCGAGGCGGAGAAGCAGCGTGTCTTTCAGGAGAAGGAGATCGTGGTCGAGTTCATGCACGACATGGTCGAGGCCCTCGGGGAGGGGCTGTCCCGACAGGAGCTCTTTCAGCGCATCGTGCATGCCGCCATCCTCTCGACGGGAGCCCTCAGTGCCTGTGTCTTCGAGCGGATCGACGGGGACCGGCTGCAGGGGGTTGCGGTGGAGGGCCTTTTTCCGCCTCACCGTCCGCTGCCGGAGAGTTCGAGGGTCAAGCTGATCACCCGGGCCCGCTTTATTGAGCAGATCCTCCGATCGGAGACCTTCGCCATCGGTGAGGGCTTTGTCGGCGGAGTGGCCCGGACCCGAAAGGCGGAGCTGATCGAGAATGGATCGGAAGATCCGCGCATCATCCAGCATGACGATCCGGCATTATCCGTCCGGTCGATGATCGCCGCTCCTATTCTCTTCGGAGATCGTCTGATCGGCGTTCTCGCCGTGGCCAATCCGGCGACCGGTCGTTCGTTCACCGCCACGGATTTCTCGCTGGTCGAATCGCTGGCTGAGCAGGCCGGGCTGGCCGTCCACAACAACGAATTCCTTTCCCTGCAGATCGAGAAGCGGCAGCTCGATCTCGATCTGTCGGTGGCCCGGGATATCCAGCAACTGCTGGTTCCGAGCGAGATCCCGCAGATCGCCGGACTCGATGTGGACGTGCGTTATATTCCGGCCCAGCAGGTCGGAGGGGATCTCGTCGATGTTTTTCCCCTTGAAGGAGGCCGACTCGGTGTGGCCGTGGCGGATGTTTCCGGGAAGGGTGTACCCGCCTCCATTCTCATGGCCATCTGCCGAACCCACCTCAGGAACTTTGCCGGCCTGCACCGCTCCCCCTCCCACGTTCTGCGGGAAACCAACCGGGCCATGACCGGCGAGATGCGGCAGGGGATGTACATTACCATCGTGCTCGCGATCATCGATCCGCTGGAGAATCGGATCGTGCTGTCGAGAGCCGGACATGAGTTGCCCCTCATCGGGCGCCCGGACGAGACCAATCGCTTCGGGCTGGAGTTCCTCTCGTCCGAGGGGATGCCGGTCGGAATGGTCGACGCCGAACTCTTCGACGAAGTGGTGGAGGACCTGGCAGTGGGTTTCCATCCCGGCGATCTGCTCACCCTCTATACAGATGGGATCACCGAGGCGCCCAATGCCGACGGGAGGGAGTTCACGGGTGCGCGTCTGCTCGATGCGGTCAAGACGCTGCGCAGCCGCAGTTCTTCCGAGATCATCTCCGGCATCCTGGAGATGGTCGGGCGCTTTTCCGGGCGGTCCCGCTTTCCCGATGACATTTCCCTGGTCGTGGTCAAACGCCTGGGGCCGGGGGCCAC carries:
- a CDS encoding STAS domain-containing protein — encoded protein: MAETTNPSFLVDAYSDPVLIRVRGRASFANSGSLREFLSEMMSQGKRRFVIDFSACTGMDSTFLGVLAGLALDLRKSKPRGVAVFCRLGTRNLELIRNLGLHRLATVDLGGDLTPTGNAVEPLAATRMDELENARMCLEAHENLVEADQANQEKFQDVLVFLKNRVDQG
- the acnA gene encoding aconitate hydratase AcnA, whose product is MSLPVNPFNSLKSLGPGPSGDRLYYSLPALEEAGLGAISRLPVSIRIVLESVLRNCDGKRVMESNIRELAGWKASAPAPIEIPFVVARIVLQDFTGVPLLVDLAAMRSAVARLKRDPALIEPLVPVDLVIDHSVQVDRSGTAGAFLENLKIEFERNRERYEFLKWGQQAFETFKVVPPSVGIVHQVNLEYLAQVVFSREVGGSRIYFPDTLVGTDSHTTMINGLGVVGWGVGGIEAEAGMLGQPVYFLTPEVIGVRLTGRLGEGVTATDLTLRITELLRREKVVGKFVEFHGPGATELTLADRATIANMAPEYGATMGFFPVDERTLDYLTATGRAPDQVNLVRDYYRAQGMFGIPDGPEIDYTKVVHLDLASIVPAVAGPKRPQDRIDVPELGRQFVDLYSKKVEEGGFGRDGSSRTRSVPVEGQGGEITNGSVLIAAITSCTNTSNPSVMLAAGLVAKKAVERGLKVPACVKTSLAPGSRVVTDYLKETGLQAYLDQIGFNLVGYGCTTCIGNSGPLAPEIEAAIEKGGLVAASVLSGNRNFEARVHSSIKANFLMSPPLVVAFALAGRVDLDLTTDPIGKGSDGRDVYLRDIWPSNQEILDCINRGLKPEMFRRQYEDLTGANPEWNAIEAVTGELYRWNEDSTYIQEPPFFEDFSLEVGSISPIGEMRPLAILGDSVTTDHISPAGSFSKDTPAGRYLIGKGVSPADFNSYGSRRGNDRVMKRGTFANVRIKNLMAGGKEGGFTRLMPDGEVLPVFDACEAYAKRNVPLIVVTGVDYGMGSSRDWAAKGTRLLGVRAVVARSYERIHRSNLVGLGILPLEFKEGTSAASLGLDGSEVYSVPTLDDGIKPGQDIDLVIRRADGSSESVPVTVRIDTPIEVDYYRHGGILPYVLREILKQQG
- a CDS encoding GAF domain-containing SpoIIE family protein phosphatase, with translation MVVFFAGLLAGGAIFFGLYLNARRERERIEAEKQRVFQEKEIVVEFMHDMVEALGEGLSRQELFQRIVHAAILSTGALSACVFERIDGDRLQGVAVEGLFPPHRPLPESSRVKLITRARFIEQILRSETFAIGEGFVGGVARTRKAELIENGSEDPRIIQHDDPALSVRSMIAAPILFGDRLIGVLAVANPATGRSFTATDFSLVESLAEQAGLAVHNNEFLSLQIEKRQLDLDLSVARDIQQLLVPSEIPQIAGLDVDVRYIPAQQVGGDLVDVFPLEGGRLGVAVADVSGKGVPASILMAICRTHLRNFAGLHRSPSHVLRETNRAMTGEMRQGMYITIVLAIIDPLENRIVLSRAGHELPLIGRPDETNRFGLEFLSSEGMPVGMVDAELFDEVVEDLAVGFHPGDLLTLYTDGITEAPNADGREFTGARLLDAVKTLRSRSSSEIISGILEMVGRFSGRSRFPDDISLVVVKRLGPGAT